The following coding sequences are from one uncultured Desulfobacter sp. window:
- the dnaG gene encoding DNA primase has protein sequence MMIPEEKIAEILAASDIFDIVSEAVILKKSGRNFFGLCPFHSEKTPSFSVNPDKQIFHCFGCGVGGNALSFVMKYHGISFPEAAKMLARKYNIVIETRKMSPEQRKAIHTREALFRLNAKVMQAYTAFLNDPLRGNAARQYLERRGTSRQIIEQFQLGFSPDAWDAIVTVLKQDKVARGVAIGSGLVLEKKQKNGFYDRFRNRLIFPIFDINMQVAGFGGRVMDDSMPKYMNSPETPVYSKSRILYGLHAAKQACRRQGQVFIVEGYFDFLSLYQHGIQNCVASLGTALTREHVRILKGYATTMTLVFDSDEAGIKAAKRSIDIFVQEGIDTRILVLPENNDPDSYVMAHGRDAFIELAGTAKTVMQFLLQLALDTHGTSVEGRIKVLDEMKQHLAMIQDYAVRSIYVRELAETLNIDEKAVLEKVKDAYEKYTNRQARGPLIPETEDVSQRVRASDPREKQILSMMLHWPELICVAVEKNVLSAFYSRQLERLGCLIIDSKADGQNIVGAVMARVEADEDRQLIASMAMEDYTGVQDPVQTFTVLVNRVVKIKNKTDRKIVSELTKAKAGCDVDVIELLKLKQQQIKQLHNS, from the coding sequence ATGATGATCCCTGAAGAAAAAATAGCAGAAATTTTAGCTGCCTCGGATATATTTGATATTGTGTCCGAGGCGGTTATTCTAAAAAAGTCAGGTAGGAATTTTTTTGGTCTGTGCCCCTTTCACTCAGAAAAAACACCTTCTTTTTCAGTCAATCCCGATAAACAGATTTTTCATTGCTTTGGATGCGGTGTCGGTGGTAACGCCCTGTCATTTGTCATGAAATATCACGGGATCTCTTTTCCCGAAGCGGCAAAGATGCTGGCCAGAAAATACAACATTGTCATAGAAACCCGGAAAATGAGTCCGGAACAGCGCAAAGCCATCCACACCCGGGAGGCGCTTTTTCGGCTGAATGCAAAGGTGATGCAGGCATACACCGCCTTTTTGAATGATCCCCTAAGGGGTAATGCGGCCAGACAATACCTTGAACGGCGGGGAACCAGCCGGCAGATTATTGAGCAGTTTCAGCTTGGGTTTTCCCCTGATGCCTGGGATGCCATTGTTACTGTTTTAAAACAAGACAAAGTTGCCCGGGGGGTTGCGATCGGTTCCGGATTAGTGCTGGAAAAAAAACAGAAAAACGGGTTTTACGACAGATTCAGAAACCGGCTGATATTCCCTATTTTTGATATTAACATGCAGGTGGCCGGCTTTGGCGGTCGAGTGATGGATGACAGCATGCCCAAATACATGAACTCCCCTGAAACACCTGTGTACAGTAAAAGCCGGATTCTTTACGGGCTGCATGCGGCAAAACAGGCATGCCGCAGGCAGGGGCAGGTATTTATTGTGGAAGGTTATTTTGATTTTCTTTCCCTTTACCAGCATGGCATTCAAAATTGTGTCGCAAGTCTGGGCACCGCCTTGACCCGGGAGCATGTCAGGATACTTAAGGGGTATGCAACCACCATGACCCTGGTGTTTGATTCGGACGAGGCGGGCATAAAGGCAGCCAAACGAAGCATTGATATTTTTGTTCAAGAGGGGATTGACACCCGGATTCTGGTGCTTCCGGAAAACAATGATCCCGACTCCTATGTCATGGCCCATGGCCGGGATGCCTTTATTGAGCTTGCAGGTACTGCCAAGACCGTGATGCAGTTTTTGCTGCAGTTGGCTTTGGATACCCACGGCACTTCAGTTGAAGGGCGCATCAAAGTCCTGGACGAGATGAAACAGCACCTGGCGATGATTCAGGATTATGCGGTGCGATCCATCTATGTACGTGAGCTTGCTGAAACACTTAATATCGATGAAAAGGCTGTTCTTGAAAAAGTAAAGGACGCCTACGAAAAGTACACGAACAGGCAGGCCCGGGGGCCTTTGATTCCTGAGACTGAGGATGTATCCCAACGCGTTCGGGCGTCTGATCCCAGGGAAAAACAGATTCTTTCCATGATGCTTCACTGGCCTGAACTGATTTGTGTCGCCGTGGAAAAAAATGTGCTCAGTGCCTTTTATTCAAGGCAGCTTGAGCGTCTTGGCTGTTTGATCATTGACAGCAAAGCAGATGGGCAAAATATTGTGGGTGCGGTTATGGCCCGGGTTGAAGCCGATGAAGACCGTCAGTTGATTGCATCCATGGCTATGGAAGATTATACCGGGGTTCAGGACCCTGTGCAGACGTTTACCGTCCTGGTCAACCGGGTTGTAAAAATAAAAAATAAAACAGACAGAAAAATTGTCAGTGAATTAACAAAAGCAAAAGCGGGCTGTGATGTTGATGTGATTGAGCTGCTTAAACTTAAGCAGCAGCAGATTAAGCAGTTGCATAACAGTTAA
- the hisB gene encoding imidazoleglycerol-phosphate dehydratase HisB, with protein MSRQSEVSRQTKETRINIRLDLDGQGDAEIKTGIPFFDHMLTAFTVHGFFDLRISATGDLDVDFHHTVEDTGLVLGQAIQQALSEKGGIQRFGDESVPMDESLSRVTIDLSNRPYLVYNIPNDLKSRGAFDAHLAKEFFQAVCVKGGFNLHINTLYGENEHHVLESIFKAFGRSLNAATRPMSQVSGALSTKGCL; from the coding sequence ATGAGTCGACAATCTGAGGTGTCAAGGCAGACTAAGGAAACCCGGATCAATATCCGACTGGATCTGGATGGACAGGGAGATGCAGAGATCAAGACAGGAATCCCCTTTTTTGATCACATGCTTACAGCGTTCACAGTACATGGCTTTTTTGACCTTCGAATTTCAGCCACAGGCGATCTTGACGTAGATTTCCATCATACCGTAGAGGACACAGGCCTTGTTCTAGGCCAGGCGATCCAGCAAGCGTTATCGGAAAAAGGGGGTATCCAACGGTTTGGAGATGAAAGTGTCCCCATGGATGAATCCTTATCCAGGGTAACCATTGATCTGTCCAACCGGCCTTATCTCGTTTACAACATCCCCAACGATTTGAAATCCCGGGGGGCTTTTGATGCCCATCTTGCCAAGGAATTCTTCCAGGCAGTCTGTGTCAAAGGCGGATTTAATCTGCATATTAATACATTGTACGGTGAAAATGAACACCACGTCCTTGAGTCCATATTCAAGGCGTTTGGGCGGTCCTTGAACGCTGCAACCCGGCCGATGTCCCAGGTCTCGGGCGCGTTGTCCACCAAGGGATGTTTATAG
- the rpoD gene encoding RNA polymerase sigma factor RpoD, with protein MAEKTSKSEQGVMIGKDEMRKLIKKGEETGVLSFAEINDAISDDLQSFEQIDDIVIQFKKLGIELVGDRDEDASAVKSGKAKSPKKTTRSSKVKKAKNSGSRKGGDDEHEPEKKSKGTLSSGRERSDMEFGAVTDPVKMYLKEMGMVTLLSREGEIEIAKKIEVGERDVLRAMLDCPLALNTIFMYGKKMEEKAMRPKHVLRDVDEGDGVVDEVTKQEKFLESLSRIRELHAQNQSCRDELESTRKGTKKYSTLGEQIDGNTEEIFELLKSWRFESNVIDNIEKSIRNTITWFKTVDDLLARCAKTFNVQPSTMMKQTKDAATFFEWAASRREIDSERATVLFNDIMAICDQVAEKKDLVKGSVEDLNDIVQGIEVGRKKADAAKRELVRANLRLVVSIAKKYTNRGLQFLDLIQEGNIGLMKAVDKFEYRRGYKFSTYATWWIRQAITRAIADQARTIRIPVHMIETINKLIRTSRYLVQEMGKEPSPEEIAEKMEIPIDKVRRVLKIAKEPISLETPIGEEEDSHLGDFIEDKKFSIPSEAAIDLSLAEQTRKILATLTPREEKVLRMRFGIGEKSDHTLEEVGKDFTVTRERIRQIEAKALRKLRHPTRSKKLKTFIEN; from the coding sequence ATGGCAGAAAAGACCAGCAAATCAGAGCAAGGCGTGATGATCGGCAAAGACGAAATGCGCAAGCTCATTAAAAAGGGAGAGGAGACAGGCGTCCTGTCCTTTGCCGAAATCAATGACGCCATTTCAGATGATTTGCAATCCTTTGAGCAGATAGATGATATTGTCATTCAATTTAAAAAGTTGGGTATTGAACTGGTGGGTGACAGAGACGAGGATGCGTCTGCCGTGAAATCAGGCAAGGCCAAAAGTCCCAAAAAGACAACCCGGTCTTCGAAGGTTAAAAAAGCAAAAAATTCCGGTTCCCGCAAGGGCGGTGATGATGAACACGAACCGGAGAAGAAAAGCAAGGGAACGCTCTCTTCCGGGCGTGAGCGTTCCGATATGGAATTTGGTGCGGTCACAGACCCTGTGAAGATGTATCTCAAAGAGATGGGGATGGTTACCCTGCTCAGCCGTGAAGGTGAAATCGAGATCGCTAAAAAAATAGAGGTCGGGGAGCGGGATGTGCTGCGGGCTATGCTGGATTGTCCTTTGGCTTTGAACACCATTTTTATGTACGGTAAAAAGATGGAAGAAAAAGCCATGCGCCCAAAGCATGTACTCCGTGATGTGGATGAGGGGGACGGGGTGGTTGATGAAGTCACCAAGCAGGAAAAGTTCCTTGAATCCCTCTCCCGGATAAGAGAACTGCATGCCCAGAATCAATCCTGTCGTGATGAGCTTGAAAGCACCCGCAAAGGCACAAAAAAATACAGCACGCTTGGAGAACAGATTGACGGCAACACCGAAGAAATCTTTGAACTGCTCAAAAGCTGGCGATTCGAATCCAATGTTATTGACAACATTGAAAAGAGTATCAGAAATACAATAACCTGGTTCAAGACCGTAGATGATCTGCTGGCCAGGTGTGCAAAGACCTTTAATGTCCAGCCCAGCACCATGATGAAACAGACCAAAGATGCGGCGACTTTCTTTGAATGGGCTGCATCAAGGCGTGAAATTGATTCTGAGCGTGCAACCGTCCTGTTTAATGACATTATGGCAATATGTGACCAGGTTGCAGAAAAAAAGGATTTGGTCAAAGGCAGTGTCGAAGACCTCAATGATATCGTTCAAGGCATTGAGGTCGGGCGTAAAAAAGCGGATGCCGCCAAACGCGAACTGGTCCGTGCAAACCTGAGGCTTGTGGTAAGTATTGCCAAGAAATACACCAACAGGGGGCTGCAGTTCCTTGATTTGATCCAGGAAGGCAATATCGGTTTAATGAAGGCGGTGGATAAATTTGAGTATCGCCGGGGATACAAGTTCTCCACATATGCCACCTGGTGGATCCGCCAGGCCATCACCCGGGCCATTGCCGACCAGGCCCGAACCATCAGGATTCCCGTTCATATGATCGAGACCATTAACAAACTGATTCGTACCTCCCGGTATCTGGTTCAGGAGATGGGCAAGGAGCCTTCTCCCGAAGAGATTGCTGAAAAAATGGAGATCCCCATTGATAAGGTGCGGAGGGTACTTAAGATTGCCAAGGAGCCTATTTCCCTTGAAACCCCCATTGGAGAAGAAGAAGATAGTCATCTTGGTGATTTCATTGAGGATAAGAAGTTCTCCATTCCTTCCGAGGCAGCCATTGATTTAAGCCTTGCTGAACAGACCCGCAAAATATTGGCCACGCTGACGCCCCGGGAGGAAAAAGTGCTGAGAATGCGTTTCGGTATTGGAGAAAAGTCCGATCATACCCTGGAAGAAGTCGGAAAGGACTTTACCGTTACAAGGGAGCGTATTCGACAGATCGAAGCCAAGGCCTTGCGCAAGCTTCGTCACCCGACCCGGAGTAAGAAGCTTAAAACATTTATAGAAAATTAA
- a CDS encoding DUF3299 domain-containing protein, translating to MQTTLYRYIFLSLSLFAFYAAPAFAQAPTISWDALQPDRNIQYDDPFSKLSPDQLLDLRTIARIRWLIASGKSPADGVSAKSEQRLVKHLADQGIDADRLLSLREKVAAERRKKHESTGGGVMGTAIRIPGYVVPLFPDQKEVRDFLLVPWMAPCAHFPPPPGNQVIHVTMDRVCPTVTVSTGSGSKAPWIESCLGIWFSSWTVSSAWKPITSLKENSLAPIRQVNPMYWPKAPWQPGTRINPGLKICRYGSPSCLPGP from the coding sequence ATGCAAACGACTCTTTATCGATATATTTTTCTTAGCCTATCACTTTTTGCTTTTTATGCCGCCCCGGCATTTGCCCAGGCGCCAACCATATCATGGGATGCGCTGCAACCGGACCGCAATATTCAATATGACGACCCCTTTTCCAAGCTGAGTCCGGATCAGCTGCTCGACCTGCGCACCATTGCGCGTATCCGGTGGCTGATTGCCAGTGGGAAAAGTCCAGCGGACGGGGTGAGCGCCAAATCAGAGCAGCGTCTTGTCAAGCATCTGGCCGATCAAGGCATTGATGCGGACCGGCTGCTGTCCCTGCGGGAAAAAGTAGCTGCTGAACGTCGCAAAAAGCATGAATCCACTGGGGGCGGGGTGATGGGCACAGCCATCCGCATTCCCGGTTATGTGGTCCCCTTGTTCCCCGATCAAAAAGAGGTTCGCGACTTTCTTTTGGTGCCCTGGATGGCACCCTGTGCTCATTTTCCGCCGCCTCCCGGAAATCAGGTAATCCATGTCACGATGGATAGGGTATGCCCCACCGTGACCGTTTCGACGGGGTCTGGATCGAAGGCACCCTGGATCGAAAGCTGTCTGGGCATATGGTTTTCCTCATGGACGGTTTCATCCGCCTGGAAGCCGATTACAAGCTTGAAGGAAAATTCATTGGCCCCTATTCGGCAGGTGAATCCGATGTACTGGCCAAAGGCGCCATGGCAGCCCGGGACCCGGATCAATCCTGGTTTAAAAATCTGCAGATACGGGTCACCATCCTGTTTACCCGGGCCATGA
- a CDS encoding amidohydrolase family protein, with amino-acid sequence MKPAILILASSLFFIFTAVSAMADAVSYAPPGVVQSPSEVEVTNKILITDVNIFDGNSEKLAMSMSVLIEGNKIAKIAKAIPGSGDMKIIEGGGRTLMPGFMDIHAHLYLNTGALGVLYAPADYHTALSLYEAENTLMRGFTTMRDMAGDLFGVKRAIDEGYFVGPRLYVCGPAISMTAGHGDYRTPMTNPRQQGGTSYSELELLRITVFADGVPEVISASRMNMRSGAAFLKIYAGGAVSGLYDPLDVVEYSFDEVKAAADEAKRWNTYLAVHTYTDAATQIAIKAGAKTLEHCNLIGEETVKMAVKNDCYISAQTGVFLVDAPATPAQKARQQQAADGIDNLLTLCKKHKAKVGFGSDLLMDLEVKKTLNQEFTHRTKWFSNAEILRQATAINGEILALSGPRNPYPGKLGVIEEGALADILLVNGNPLKNIEILTEPEKNLALIMKDGKIYKNTIQ; translated from the coding sequence ATGAAACCTGCGATTTTAATTCTAGCATCGTCTCTTTTCTTTATTTTTACAGCGGTATCTGCCATGGCGGATGCCGTCAGTTACGCCCCCCCGGGTGTGGTACAATCCCCTTCGGAAGTTGAGGTAACCAACAAGATCCTCATTACAGATGTAAACATATTCGACGGGAACAGTGAAAAACTTGCCATGTCCATGAGTGTGCTGATCGAAGGGAACAAAATCGCAAAAATTGCAAAGGCGATTCCTGGATCCGGCGATATGAAAATCATTGAGGGTGGCGGAAGAACACTTATGCCTGGATTCATGGATATTCACGCCCACCTGTATTTAAACACCGGTGCTCTTGGCGTGTTGTATGCGCCGGCAGACTACCATACGGCCCTGTCATTGTATGAAGCGGAGAATACACTTATGCGTGGGTTTACAACCATGCGCGATATGGCAGGTGATTTATTCGGCGTTAAGCGTGCCATTGATGAAGGTTACTTTGTCGGACCTCGCCTTTATGTATGCGGCCCTGCCATCAGTATGACAGCAGGCCATGGAGACTATCGTACGCCAATGACCAATCCGCGACAACAGGGAGGCACTTCATACTCCGAATTAGAGCTTCTTCGCATAACTGTATTTGCTGATGGCGTACCCGAGGTAATTTCAGCCAGCCGGATGAATATGCGAAGTGGTGCCGCATTTTTAAAAATATATGCAGGTGGTGCAGTTTCCGGCCTGTACGATCCTTTGGATGTTGTTGAGTACTCCTTTGATGAAGTAAAAGCCGCAGCCGATGAAGCAAAACGGTGGAATACCTATCTTGCTGTTCACACCTATACCGATGCCGCCACCCAAATTGCCATTAAAGCGGGCGCTAAAACATTGGAACACTGCAACCTGATCGGTGAAGAGACAGTTAAGATGGCAGTCAAGAATGATTGTTATATAAGTGCGCAAACCGGGGTGTTTCTTGTGGATGCCCCTGCCACACCGGCCCAGAAAGCCCGCCAACAGCAAGCTGCGGATGGTATAGACAACCTGTTGACGTTGTGTAAAAAACATAAGGCAAAAGTAGGGTTCGGCAGTGACTTATTGATGGATCTTGAGGTAAAAAAGACGCTGAATCAAGAGTTCACACACCGTACCAAATGGTTTTCAAACGCAGAAATTTTAAGACAGGCAACCGCTATTAATGGTGAAATTTTAGCGCTTTCCGGCCCGCGTAATCCATATCCGGGTAAGTTAGGCGTTATTGAGGAAGGCGCGTTGGCTGATATTCTTCTGGTTAACGGAAATCCGCTTAAAAATATTGAGATCCTCACCGAACCGGAGAAGAACCTGGCGCTGATCATGAAGGATGGTAAGATCTACAAGAACACAATCCAATAA
- a CDS encoding LuxR C-terminal-related transcriptional regulator, translating into MERFDGTAAYIADYLFSEIVSRLEPQMLSCLMELSVLDRFCAPLGDYIHQGNGLKTVARQCIDQLLKSNLFITPLDHENVWFRFHHLFQDYLKALRRTQWPPDRLAALHHAAAEWFAAQGLVEEAIGHFLKADNCADAVQLILDNRYALMNTSQFNRLSHWLEMLPETVLLDNPLLVSTKAMIGADLGKNVDVHAFTRKANQYLENPSVNQKTAEILSGEVLLLQALVDLIQENIAPGLEKSRQAFSRLPEDAQMPHSISIFIQAVFNQTKGDTPKAVALIQKHLKTFAYTQNTLARIGVSLSTVHLLDANLDGAKKAAQYNLQQTRGLPLYHTRTYAYVHLGIACYLQNDFQAALPALEKAMAHRYVANPTWVTDAGFALVCLHLAQGENDAAARVLAQIKTYGREGNHKRCMELHPAFEIEFLLRQKKVKQALGLASRVDFEVRAPRYFFYTPQITQCKCLIAQGTPAALNQAYERLSELAADMGRIHRTNVQIDLLILLSVACLKQDRSKEALTHLAGALALAEPGKWIRSFPDAGSGLVPVLQHLADNGCRQVFIKQILQAFPGNPGQKFASSQATPASPPPQPLVSVGLTGRETEMIPLLAQGLSNKQIADQLCISAFTVKTHLRNIYRKLGVSSRIEAINKAVR; encoded by the coding sequence GTGGAAAGGTTTGACGGCACTGCCGCATATATTGCCGACTATCTTTTTAGCGAGATCGTAAGCCGCCTTGAGCCGCAGATGCTTTCCTGCCTGATGGAGCTGTCCGTACTGGATCGTTTCTGTGCCCCCTTGGGAGATTACATCCACCAGGGTAATGGTTTAAAAACAGTGGCACGGCAATGCATTGATCAACTGCTTAAAAGCAACCTTTTCATTACGCCCCTGGACCATGAGAATGTGTGGTTCCGGTTTCACCATCTTTTTCAGGATTATCTAAAGGCGCTGCGCAGGACACAATGGCCCCCGGATCGTTTGGCAGCACTGCATCACGCAGCGGCAGAATGGTTTGCAGCCCAGGGGTTGGTTGAGGAAGCCATCGGCCATTTTCTGAAAGCAGACAATTGCGCCGATGCCGTACAACTGATCCTCGACAATCGTTATGCACTGATGAACACGTCGCAGTTCAACCGACTGAGCCACTGGCTGGAGATGCTGCCTGAAACGGTTTTGCTTGACAACCCGCTGCTGGTAAGCACCAAAGCCATGATCGGGGCAGATCTTGGCAAAAATGTCGATGTTCATGCCTTTACCCGAAAAGCAAATCAATATCTGGAAAACCCGTCGGTAAATCAAAAAACCGCTGAAATCCTCTCCGGCGAGGTTCTGCTTTTGCAGGCACTTGTTGACCTGATCCAGGAAAATATTGCCCCGGGTCTTGAAAAGAGCAGGCAGGCGTTTTCACGACTCCCGGAAGACGCCCAGATGCCCCATTCAATCTCTATTTTTATTCAGGCTGTTTTTAACCAGACGAAAGGTGACACCCCAAAGGCTGTTGCATTGATTCAAAAGCACTTGAAAACCTTTGCATACACCCAGAATACGCTGGCAAGAATAGGCGTTAGCCTTTCCACCGTCCACCTTCTGGATGCAAACCTTGACGGGGCCAAAAAAGCCGCTCAGTATAATTTACAGCAAACCCGCGGGCTGCCTTTGTATCACACCAGAACCTATGCTTATGTGCACCTGGGGATTGCCTGCTATCTTCAAAATGATTTTCAGGCCGCATTGCCAGCACTGGAAAAAGCCATGGCCCATCGTTATGTGGCAAATCCGACCTGGGTGACCGATGCCGGCTTTGCCCTGGTGTGCCTCCACCTGGCCCAGGGAGAAAACGATGCGGCTGCAAGGGTTCTGGCACAGATTAAAACCTATGGCCGTGAGGGGAATCACAAACGATGCATGGAGTTGCATCCCGCCTTTGAGATTGAGTTTCTTCTTCGGCAGAAAAAGGTCAAACAAGCCCTAGGGCTTGCTTCACGTGTTGATTTTGAGGTACGCGCACCACGATATTTTTTCTATACGCCCCAGATAACCCAATGCAAATGCCTCATTGCCCAAGGCACACCGGCTGCACTGAACCAGGCTTATGAACGGCTCAGCGAACTTGCAGCAGACATGGGCAGGATACATCGCACCAATGTGCAAATCGATCTGCTTATCCTGTTAAGTGTTGCATGCCTTAAGCAGGACCGGTCCAAAGAGGCATTGACCCACCTTGCCGGCGCACTGGCCCTGGCCGAACCGGGAAAATGGATACGCAGCTTTCCGGATGCAGGCAGCGGCCTTGTCCCTGTGCTGCAGCATCTGGCAGACAACGGCTGCCGGCAGGTCTTCATAAAACAGATTCTGCAAGCATTTCCGGGCAACCCCGGACAAAAATTTGCCTCTTCCCAGGCAACCCCAGCATCGCCCCCGCCGCAGCCCCTCGTAAGCGTTGGTCTGACCGGGCGTGAAACGGAAATGATCCCCTTGTTGGCCCAGGGGTTATCCAATAAACAGATCGCTGATCAATTGTGTATATCCGCCTTTACGGTCAAAACCCATCTGCGAAATATATACCGCAAGCTTGGCGTTAGCAGCAGAATCGAAGCCATTAACAAGGCCGTACGCTAG
- a CDS encoding putative metalloprotease CJM1_0395 family protein, producing the protein MDIQATAINSYNMYRSPLEQGTDTTPGFSGPAPRVQETQTGKTRPQPGENVQTDAESRAQEDEKVKEEGRTSKPDAESNLSQDEKYLLEKLKKADTEVRAHEMAHIAAGAEFITSGATFSYQKGPDGKNYAVGGEVSIDTSAEPGDPSATLEKMRRVRAAALAPAQPSSQDLKVASNAAAQAAKAMAEITQLVADEQAGQMETAASDYTRRQVSDTYAKTSSMTGQEPQNSFYIAV; encoded by the coding sequence ATGGACATCCAGGCGACAGCAATAAACAGCTATAATATGTACCGGTCACCCCTTGAACAGGGCACTGATACAACGCCTGGGTTCTCCGGACCCGCCCCCCGGGTGCAGGAGACCCAAACCGGCAAAACACGCCCTCAGCCTGGAGAGAACGTACAAACCGATGCGGAGTCCCGGGCCCAGGAAGATGAAAAGGTCAAAGAAGAAGGTCGCACTTCAAAGCCCGATGCCGAGTCAAATCTAAGCCAGGATGAAAAATACCTCCTTGAAAAGCTTAAAAAAGCCGACACTGAAGTTCGGGCGCATGAAATGGCTCACATTGCCGCAGGTGCCGAATTTATCACATCCGGTGCGACCTTTTCCTATCAGAAAGGCCCCGACGGTAAAAACTATGCGGTGGGCGGTGAGGTCAGTATCGACACATCTGCCGAGCCCGGAGATCCCAGTGCAACATTAGAAAAAATGCGTCGGGTACGCGCCGCCGCATTGGCCCCTGCCCAGCCATCCTCCCAGGATTTAAAAGTTGCATCAAATGCGGCAGCACAGGCGGCAAAAGCCATGGCTGAAATCACCCAGCTTGTGGCAGATGAACAGGCCGGACAAATGGAGACGGCAGCATCCGACTATACCCGCCGGCAAGTTTCAGATACCTACGCCAAAACAAGCAGCATGACCGGTCAGGAGCCCCAAAATTCATTCTACATTGCGGTGTGA
- a CDS encoding choloylglycine hydrolase family protein: MKNIAKAALPITFMLFLAFSYADACTGIRLKAQDGGVVYGRSMEWGTFDLHSRVAVIPRGFAFQGLTPDGQNGKKWQARYGVVALDMLERDPLTDGINEKGLAVGMFYHPGFAQYSAYDKAKSSQTITALDMVAYILTRYATIDEVKSGLEQVRVVPVVEEAIGIPVFAHWMVTEPSGKSIVIEYLKGKLTFFDNPLGVITNAPSYDWHMTNLKNYLNLSAVALPTKNIEAMDFAPLGGGSGMIGLPGDYTPPSRFVRAVAWTQTARPLPDAGEAVYELFRILDNFNLPLGSAEGSDSAAENLKGMRSSTIWTTAWNLADKKLYFHTQHNRRVRMVDCTKLNFNHKKIVHIALDEKKEQDIKEITFR; the protein is encoded by the coding sequence ATGAAGAATATTGCAAAGGCTGCTTTACCCATAACATTTATGCTGTTTTTGGCCTTTTCGTATGCCGACGCTTGCACCGGTATCCGTCTTAAAGCTCAGGACGGCGGCGTGGTCTATGGCCGTTCCATGGAGTGGGGCACTTTTGACCTTCACTCCCGGGTAGCCGTTATTCCCCGTGGTTTTGCTTTCCAGGGGCTGACCCCGGATGGGCAAAACGGCAAAAAGTGGCAGGCCCGATATGGTGTGGTGGCCCTGGATATGCTTGAAAGAGATCCTCTGACCGACGGCATAAACGAGAAAGGACTGGCCGTGGGCATGTTTTACCATCCTGGATTTGCGCAGTATTCGGCGTATGACAAAGCCAAATCCTCGCAAACCATTACCGCCCTGGATATGGTCGCATATATTCTCACCCGTTACGCCACCATTGACGAGGTGAAATCGGGGCTTGAGCAGGTGCGTGTGGTGCCGGTTGTCGAAGAGGCCATCGGCATCCCTGTTTTTGCCCACTGGATGGTAACAGAGCCGTCGGGAAAATCCATCGTGATTGAGTATCTGAAGGGCAAATTGACCTTTTTCGATAACCCCTTGGGTGTCATCACCAATGCGCCCAGCTATGACTGGCACATGACCAACCTGAAAAATTATCTGAACCTTTCAGCCGTGGCACTTCCGACCAAAAATATTGAAGCCATGGATTTTGCTCCTTTGGGCGGCGGCAGTGGCATGATCGGATTGCCCGGCGACTATACACCGCCTTCACGCTTTGTCCGCGCCGTGGCCTGGACCCAGACCGCACGCCCCCTGCCCGATGCAGGTGAGGCTGTTTATGAGTTGTTTCGCATTCTGGACAATTTCAACCTTCCTCTGGGTTCAGCCGAAGGTTCGGACAGTGCCGCCGAGAATCTTAAGGGCATGCGCAGTTCCACCATCTGGACCACGGCATGGAACCTGGCCGACAAAAAACTCTATTTTCATACCCAGCACAATAGACGTGTTCGCATGGTTGACTGCACCAAGCTCAACTTTAATCACAAAAAAATCGTACACATCGCACTGGATGAGAAAAAAGAGCAGGATATAAAAGAGATAACATTCCGTTAA
- a CDS encoding flagellar basal body rod C-terminal domain-containing protein has product MNMTVQNNVSALQAFSKQMQVSANNVANVLSDEFKADRAYNVEGENGQVQTAISETQASAPMVEDPTKPDGSLKELSNTNLAEEMVEQIDAQNGFEANATMIQTYDETIGNLIDTIG; this is encoded by the coding sequence ATGAATATGACCGTCCAGAACAATGTTTCAGCCTTGCAGGCTTTTTCAAAACAGATGCAGGTTTCTGCAAACAATGTTGCCAACGTCTTGTCGGACGAATTCAAAGCGGACAGGGCTTACAATGTCGAGGGCGAAAACGGACAGGTTCAAACGGCCATCTCCGAAACCCAGGCAAGCGCGCCCATGGTTGAAGATCCCACAAAACCCGACGGTTCCCTAAAGGAATTATCCAATACAAACCTTGCAGAGGAAATGGTTGAGCAGATTGATGCCCAGAATGGCTTTGAGGCCAATGCCACAATGATTCAGACTTATGATGAAACAATAGGAAACCTGATAGACACCATTGGATAA